A portion of the Carboxydothermus pertinax genome contains these proteins:
- the trxA gene encoding thioredoxin codes for MGIITLTDENFETEALKREGLMIVDFWAEWCGPCRMIAPVLEEIAQEYEGKLTVGKLDVDSNPEVPRRYGIMSIPTLLFIKNGEEVGRSVGFKHKNELMKLIIKNL; via the coding sequence ATGGGAATTATAACCTTAACTGATGAAAACTTTGAAACGGAAGCATTAAAAAGGGAAGGGCTTATGATTGTAGACTTCTGGGCAGAGTGGTGTGGTCCCTGCCGGATGATAGCGCCAGTTTTAGAGGAAATTGCCCAGGAATATGAAGGAAAATTAACGGTGGGTAAACTTGATGTTGATAGCAACCCGGAAGTGCCAAGACGTTACGGGATAATGAGTATTCCGACTCTTCTTTTTATTAAAAATGGGGAAGAGGTGGGACGGTCAGTTGGGTTTAAACATAAAAACGAACTGATGAAATTAATAATTAAAAATCTATAA
- the mnmA gene encoding tRNA 2-thiouridine(34) synthase MnmA, which translates to MIKRKKVLVAMSGGVDSSVTAALLLEQGYEVVGVTMQIWDPKVEVVGEDYVGCCSLYAVNDARRVADRLGIPYYVLNFRQLFERKVIDYFTEEYMRGRTPNPCIACNRYVKFDALLNKAINLGMDYMATGHYARVVYKDDTGKYGLFRGVDRKKDQTYVLYNLTQEILNRLLLPLGDYTKEEVRMLARKYNLVTADKPESQEICFVPDDNYRKFLKERRGEEIKPGNFVDVKGNILGRHQGYPFYTIGQRKGLGVALGKPYYVVEIRPETNEVVLGEAAEILNQELIATDLNFLWFDEIPEQFEAEAQIRYNAKPQPAVVKRINKDKVKVIFAKPQRAITPGQAVVFYRGDELLGGGTIEKSL; encoded by the coding sequence ATTATTAAAAGAAAAAAAGTGCTGGTGGCCATGAGCGGGGGTGTTGATAGCTCTGTTACCGCTGCCTTATTATTGGAACAAGGGTATGAAGTAGTGGGAGTAACCATGCAAATCTGGGACCCCAAAGTGGAAGTCGTTGGGGAAGATTATGTAGGCTGCTGTTCCCTTTATGCGGTAAATGATGCCCGACGAGTAGCCGACCGTTTAGGTATTCCCTACTATGTTTTAAATTTCCGACAACTATTTGAACGGAAGGTTATTGATTATTTTACCGAAGAATATATGCGTGGGCGCACTCCCAATCCCTGTATTGCCTGCAACCGTTATGTTAAATTTGATGCTTTATTAAACAAAGCAATTAATCTTGGCATGGATTATATGGCCACCGGCCATTATGCCAGGGTGGTTTATAAAGACGATACTGGTAAATACGGCCTATTTCGGGGTGTTGATCGAAAAAAAGACCAAACCTATGTTTTGTATAACCTCACCCAGGAGATTTTAAACCGCCTGCTACTCCCTTTAGGAGATTACACTAAAGAAGAGGTCCGGATGCTTGCCCGGAAATATAATTTAGTTACTGCTGATAAGCCGGAAAGCCAGGAAATATGCTTTGTACCCGATGATAATTACCGCAAATTTTTAAAAGAGCGCCGGGGAGAAGAGATTAAGCCTGGAAATTTTGTCGATGTTAAGGGTAATATTTTAGGGCGTCATCAGGGCTACCCCTTTTATACTATAGGCCAGCGCAAAGGTTTAGGTGTGGCTTTAGGTAAACCGTACTATGTAGTGGAAATAAGGCCTGAAACCAATGAAGTAGTTTTGGGGGAAGCTGCGGAAATACTTAACCAGGAACTAATTGCTACGGATTTAAATTTTCTCTGGTTTGATGAAATTCCAGAACAGTTTGAGGCTGAGGCTCAAATTCGGTATAATGCTAAACCTCAGCCGGCGGTGGTCAAACGAATTAACAAAGACAAAGTAAAAGTAATATTTGCCAAACCCCAGCGGGCTATTACCCCAGGGCAAGCGGTAGTATTTTACCGAGGTGATGAACTTTTAGGTGGTGGAACAATTGAAAAAAGTTTATGA
- the pstB gene encoding phosphate ABC transporter ATP-binding protein PstB: MPSDVKIVVRDLNLFYGNFHALKNINIDIGKNEVTALIGPSGCGKSTFLRTLNRMNDLIPGVRIDGSVIFDGVDIYKDNFDVVELRKRVGMVFQSPNPFPKSVYENVAYAPKIHGLKDKRKLDEIVEKSLRGAALWDEVKDRLYKPATGLSGGQQQRLCIARALAIEPEVLLMDEPTSALDPISTMRIEELIQELKKKYTIVIVTHNMQQAARVSDKTAFFLNGELIEVDKTEIIFTKPRDQRTEDYITGRFG, encoded by the coding sequence ATGCCGTCGGACGTTAAGATTGTAGTTCGGGATTTGAATTTATTTTATGGGAACTTCCATGCGCTAAAAAATATTAACATAGATATTGGTAAAAATGAGGTTACGGCTTTAATTGGACCTTCTGGTTGTGGAAAGTCGACTTTTTTGCGAACTTTAAACCGAATGAATGACTTAATTCCAGGAGTCAGGATCGATGGTTCGGTTATCTTCGACGGTGTTGATATCTATAAAGATAATTTTGATGTAGTAGAGTTAAGAAAAAGAGTTGGTATGGTTTTTCAATCGCCAAACCCTTTTCCCAAATCAGTGTATGAAAATGTAGCCTATGCCCCTAAAATTCATGGGCTTAAAGACAAAAGAAAGCTTGATGAGATAGTGGAAAAGAGTTTGCGGGGAGCGGCCCTTTGGGATGAGGTAAAAGATCGCCTTTATAAACCCGCCACTGGTTTATCCGGGGGGCAGCAGCAAAGGCTGTGCATTGCCCGGGCGTTGGCTATAGAACCTGAGGTGCTCCTAATGGATGAGCCTACATCAGCTCTTGATCCCATTTCAACGATGAGAATTGAAGAACTTATCCAGGAATTAAAGAAAAAATATACTATAGTAATAGTGACCCACAATATGCAGCAAGCGGCAAGGGTTTCTGATAAAACTGCCTTTTTCTTAAACGGTGAACTTATTGAAGTGGATAAAACTGAAATCATTTTCACCAAACCCCGGGATCAACGTACGGAAGATTATATCACCGGCCGGTTTGGTTAA
- a CDS encoding AAA family ATPase: MDLWDMANNKRTREVPLAFRMRPRNLDEFIGQEHILGEGKILRRAILSDRLGSLIFYGPPGTGKTTLARIIANTTKSGFESINAVTSGVAEIREVIRKAKEREKYYGERTVLFIDEIHRFNKAQQDALLPEVEAGTLVLIGATTENPYFEVNAPLLSRSRIFEFKPLSEKNIKEIVKRALTDKERGLGEYNVELAEDALSHLVTMAAGDARAALNGLELAVLTTPPDDNGVRRITVEIIEQSMQKKALVYDKEGDNHYDTISAFIKSIRGSDPDAAVYYLARMLEAGEDPRFVARRLIVHAAEDIGLADPMALNVAVSAFHALEFVGMPEARLPLAEATLYLACAPKSNAVIKAIDNALATVRKGGNGPIPQHLRDAHYAGAKELGRGKYYKYPHDYPGHFVVEEYLPENLKGQRFYEPSEEGAENQIKKRLRELWGKVKNFTK, from the coding sequence GTGGATTTATGGGATATGGCTAATAATAAAAGGACTCGTGAGGTTCCTTTAGCTTTTAGAATGCGTCCCCGAAATTTAGATGAATTTATAGGGCAGGAGCATATTTTGGGAGAAGGTAAGATATTAAGACGAGCGATTTTGAGTGACCGGCTTGGGTCTTTAATTTTTTATGGTCCTCCAGGTACGGGAAAAACAACTTTAGCTAGGATTATTGCCAATACTACAAAAAGTGGTTTTGAAAGCATCAATGCGGTTACCTCGGGAGTGGCGGAAATTCGGGAAGTAATAAGAAAAGCTAAAGAGCGGGAAAAATATTATGGCGAAAGGACTGTTTTATTTATAGATGAGATTCACCGTTTTAATAAGGCGCAGCAAGATGCGTTATTGCCCGAAGTGGAAGCTGGAACGTTGGTATTAATTGGAGCTACTACGGAAAATCCTTATTTTGAAGTAAATGCGCCCCTTCTCTCCCGCTCACGGATTTTTGAATTCAAACCCTTAAGCGAGAAAAATATCAAAGAAATCGTTAAAAGAGCGCTTACCGATAAAGAGCGGGGCCTTGGGGAATATAATGTTGAGTTAGCAGAAGATGCCCTTTCCCACCTTGTTACCATGGCAGCCGGGGACGCTCGGGCAGCTTTAAATGGCTTAGAGCTTGCTGTCTTAACTACACCTCCTGATGACAATGGGGTACGTCGGATTACCGTAGAAATAATTGAGCAGTCGATGCAGAAAAAAGCGCTTGTTTACGATAAAGAGGGGGATAACCATTATGACACGATCTCGGCGTTTATAAAAAGTATCCGTGGTTCTGACCCTGATGCAGCGGTATATTATTTGGCTCGCATGCTTGAAGCCGGGGAGGATCCCCGCTTTGTTGCTCGCCGATTAATAGTACATGCTGCCGAAGATATTGGCCTTGCTGATCCTATGGCTTTAAATGTTGCGGTTTCTGCTTTTCATGCTTTGGAGTTTGTAGGCATGCCCGAAGCAAGACTGCCTTTAGCCGAAGCAACTTTATATCTAGCCTGTGCTCCTAAATCCAATGCGGTAATCAAAGCTATTGATAACGCTTTAGCTACAGTGAGAAAAGGGGGAAATGGACCAATTCCCCAGCATTTAAGAGATGCTCATTATGCTGGAGCGAAAGAGCTTGGAAGGGGAAAATATTATAAGTATCCCCATGATTACCCGGGGCACTTTGTGGTTGAAGAGTATTTACCGGAAAATTTAAAGGGACAGCGATTTTATGAACCTTCCGAGGAAGGGGCGGAAAACCAAATTAAAAAAAGGCTAAGGGAATTGTGGGGAAAAGTAAAAAACTTTACTAAATAA
- a CDS encoding lipid II flippase Amj family protein has product MELERIVLVVFLTLIIHLVDTLSLAARISGVKTKKLALAGSVFNIIVLISRTSNMIQAPLLGSIVEIALKKHDLAGLAAVFRWVLLGATGGTLLGAFLIPTFINYFVIALNKLDEVGSVPKLIIVTLRQRKTQVIKENIRGVPLNSVKNLAREQMPYKILLLNLLITGIYTTGVLSAMYAGVLNPEFRLTASQLSGIINGFATIVLVLLVDPYSAMVTDRVLSGALPMASLNRLVLALLVSKFFGTLLSQVILIPAARVILYFTRLII; this is encoded by the coding sequence ATGGAGCTTGAGCGTATTGTTCTGGTGGTTTTTTTAACCCTTATTATCCACTTAGTAGATACTTTATCTTTAGCGGCAAGAATTTCTGGGGTTAAAACGAAAAAGCTGGCCCTTGCCGGTTCGGTCTTTAACATTATTGTTTTAATCTCCAGAACTTCAAATATGATCCAAGCGCCGCTTTTAGGGAGTATTGTGGAGATTGCCCTTAAAAAGCATGATTTGGCGGGATTGGCAGCAGTTTTTCGCTGGGTACTTTTAGGGGCAACCGGTGGGACCCTTCTGGGGGCCTTTTTAATTCCCACTTTTATTAATTACTTTGTTATTGCTTTAAATAAACTGGATGAAGTAGGCTCAGTTCCGAAACTAATTATTGTTACCCTTCGTCAGCGAAAAACTCAGGTTATTAAAGAAAATATTCGAGGAGTTCCTTTAAATTCAGTAAAAAACCTAGCCCGGGAGCAAATGCCGTATAAAATTTTGTTGTTAAATTTATTAATTACCGGAATATATACTACAGGTGTTTTATCAGCAATGTATGCCGGAGTTTTAAATCCCGAATTCCGCTTAACTGCTAGCCAGCTTTCCGGAATAATAAATGGTTTTGCAACGATTGTCCTCGTTTTATTAGTTGACCCTTATTCGGCCATGGTGACCGATAGGGTTTTAAGTGGAGCCCTGCCAATGGCTTCATTAAACCGGCTGGTTTTAGCGCTTTTGGTGAGTAAATTTTTCGGTACGTTATTAAGTCAGGTTATATTAATACCGGCGGCACGGGTTATCCTTTATTTTACTCGTTTAATTATCTAG
- the hisS gene encoding histidine--tRNA ligase, protein MLTQKPKGTNDLFPPEVYLWEEVERKFREVCRRFGYQEIRTPIFEHTELFERGVGETTDIVEKEMYTFLDKAGRSITLRPEGTAAVIRAYVEAKKYAEPGPAKYFYIGPMFRYDKPQAGRLRQFHQLGVEILGSDEPMVDAEVILMAVEFYRRIGLTDVELRLNSVGCPICRKSLREKLIAYFGKRKDELCELCKGRLERNPLRILDCKNESCQNIAKDAPTPLSELCPDCREHFSAVKKYLDLAQVKYVIDPFLVRGLDYYTKTAFEFVVPDIGAQSSIGGGGRYNGLIREIGGPDQPGIGFALGEERTILALKGKSEEISVPVPDLFVCLLGEEAREYGFPLINELRRLKLWIEVDYQGKSLKAQLKAANRLKAKAALIIGEEELKSGKFILRDLDTGNQVELSREELIEKYVKERGKDNA, encoded by the coding sequence ATGCTTACCCAAAAGCCAAAAGGCACCAATGACCTTTTTCCACCGGAAGTTTATTTGTGGGAAGAGGTTGAAAGAAAATTTCGGGAAGTTTGCCGGCGGTTTGGTTATCAGGAAATTCGCACCCCAATCTTTGAGCACACCGAGCTTTTTGAGCGGGGGGTAGGCGAGACTACCGACATTGTGGAAAAGGAAATGTATACTTTTTTAGATAAAGCTGGGCGATCAATAACCCTGAGACCTGAAGGAACGGCAGCGGTAATTCGCGCCTATGTTGAGGCCAAAAAATATGCCGAGCCCGGGCCTGCCAAGTATTTCTATATTGGGCCGATGTTTCGGTATGATAAGCCCCAGGCGGGAAGGCTTCGGCAATTTCACCAGCTCGGAGTTGAAATTTTAGGCAGCGATGAACCGATGGTAGATGCGGAAGTAATTTTAATGGCGGTAGAATTTTACAGGAGAATTGGCCTTACCGATGTAGAACTTCGCTTAAACAGTGTTGGCTGTCCTATTTGCCGAAAAAGCTTAAGAGAAAAACTTATTGCTTATTTTGGGAAAAGAAAAGATGAACTTTGTGAGTTGTGTAAAGGAAGGTTAGAGCGAAATCCTCTAAGAATTTTAGACTGCAAAAACGAGTCTTGTCAAAATATCGCTAAAGATGCACCTACTCCTTTATCGGAGCTTTGTCCTGATTGCCGGGAGCATTTTTCCGCAGTTAAAAAATATCTTGACTTAGCCCAGGTAAAATATGTAATTGATCCCTTTTTAGTCCGAGGTCTTGACTATTATACCAAGACAGCCTTTGAGTTTGTGGTGCCGGACATTGGAGCTCAAAGCTCTATTGGCGGTGGAGGACGTTATAACGGCTTAATTCGCGAAATTGGCGGGCCGGATCAGCCGGGAATAGGCTTTGCTTTGGGAGAGGAAAGAACTATTTTAGCTTTAAAAGGAAAAAGTGAAGAGATTTCCGTTCCAGTTCCGGACCTTTTTGTTTGTCTTTTGGGAGAGGAAGCCCGGGAATACGGATTTCCTTTAATCAATGAATTAAGACGGCTAAAACTCTGGATCGAGGTGGATTATCAAGGGAAAAGCTTAAAAGCTCAGTTAAAGGCGGCAAACCGCCTTAAAGCCAAAGCGGCTTTAATTATTGGCGAAGAGGAGTTAAAATCCGGTAAGTTTATATTGCGGGATTTAGATACGGGAAATCAGGTGGAGCTTTCCCGGGAGGAACTTATAGAAAAGTACGTTAAAGAAAGGGGAAAGGATAATGCTTAA
- the nifS gene encoding cysteine desulfurase NifS has protein sequence MERIYLDHGATTPLSREVLEEMMPYLTEKYGNPSSIHSFGREAKKAIEDAREKVAKAINADPGEIVFTGGGTEADNLAIKGIARGYRHKGNHIITSAVEHHAVLDACLSLQKEGFEVTVLPVDEYGMVSVDDVKNAITDKTILITIMHANNEVGTIQPIAEIGAIAKERGVYFHTDAVQTVGKIPVDVKELKVDLLSLSAHKIYGPKGVGALYVRKGLKLEPLTNGGGQERKRRPGTENVAGIVGLGKAIELAVAEMSVEAERLIKLRDKLIKGVLEKIPYVKLNGHPTLRLPHNANFSVEFVEGESMLLMLDMKGIAASSGSACTSGSLDPSHVLLAMGIPHEVAHGSLRLTLGKSNTEQQVDYVLEVLPGIVERLREMSPLYNQKVLGGE, from the coding sequence ATGGAACGGATATACCTGGATCACGGGGCAACAACCCCCTTATCCCGGGAAGTTTTAGAAGAGATGATGCCGTATTTAACGGAGAAGTACGGTAACCCTTCCAGTATTCATTCCTTTGGCCGCGAAGCTAAAAAAGCTATTGAAGACGCCCGGGAAAAAGTAGCAAAGGCTATTAACGCCGACCCGGGGGAAATAGTATTTACCGGAGGGGGTACCGAAGCCGATAATTTAGCGATAAAAGGCATTGCCCGGGGATATAGACATAAAGGAAATCATATTATTACCTCAGCAGTTGAGCACCATGCCGTATTAGATGCTTGCCTTTCCTTGCAAAAAGAAGGCTTTGAAGTAACAGTTTTGCCGGTTGATGAGTATGGCATGGTGTCGGTAGATGATGTGAAAAATGCTATTACCGATAAAACTATTTTAATTACTATTATGCATGCCAATAATGAAGTGGGTACAATTCAACCGATTGCTGAAATTGGGGCAATAGCCAAGGAGAGGGGAGTTTACTTCCATACTGATGCTGTGCAAACGGTAGGGAAGATTCCGGTAGATGTAAAAGAGTTGAAAGTTGACTTGTTATCGTTATCGGCCCACAAAATCTATGGTCCTAAAGGGGTTGGCGCCCTTTATGTAAGAAAAGGGCTTAAACTGGAGCCCCTTACTAATGGTGGCGGCCAGGAAAGAAAACGCCGGCCCGGAACTGAAAACGTGGCTGGGATTGTGGGATTAGGAAAAGCTATTGAGCTTGCCGTTGCTGAAATGTCGGTGGAAGCTGAACGGCTTATTAAACTTCGAGATAAACTAATTAAAGGGGTCTTAGAAAAGATTCCTTACGTAAAACTAAATGGACATCCAACTTTAAGGCTTCCCCACAATGCTAATTTTAGCGTTGAATTTGTTGAAGGTGAATCAATGCTTTTAATGCTTGATATGAAAGGGATTGCAGCTTCTAGCGGTTCTGCCTGTACTTCCGGTTCTCTGGACCCGTCCCACGTTTTACTGGCGATGGGCATACCTCACGAAGTAGCTCATGGTTCATTGAGGCTTACTTTAGGAAAGTCAAATACCGAACAACAGGTGGATTATGTCCTGGAGGTTCTTCCAGGAATTGTTGAAAGATTGCGGGAAATGTCTCCGCTTTATAATCAAAAAGTTTTGGGGGGAGAGTAA
- a CDS encoding RrF2 family transcriptional regulator encodes MKLSTRGHYGLKAMYDLALHYGEGPVPISEIAQRQMISEPYLEQLFSALRKAGLIKSVRGAQGGYLLNRLPEEITVGEIVRVLEGPIAPVECVLENVKEACDQADACISRIVWSKVRDALNEVMDSITLRDMVEEANRNQSQNLMYYI; translated from the coding sequence ATGAAACTTTCAACCCGAGGGCATTATGGTTTAAAAGCCATGTATGACCTGGCCCTTCATTATGGGGAGGGACCAGTACCTATTTCGGAAATTGCCCAGCGCCAGATGATTTCGGAGCCCTATTTAGAACAGCTTTTTTCAGCCTTACGTAAAGCCGGACTTATAAAAAGTGTCCGGGGGGCTCAGGGAGGGTATTTACTAAACCGGTTACCTGAAGAGATTACCGTCGGCGAAATTGTCCGGGTCTTAGAAGGTCCGATAGCTCCTGTAGAATGTGTGCTGGAGAATGTCAAAGAAGCCTGTGACCAGGCTGATGCTTGTATCTCCCGCATAGTCTGGTCCAAAGTAAGAGATGCTTTAAATGAGGTGATGGATTCCATTACCTTACGAGATATGGTGGAAGAAGCAAACCGAAATCAAAGCCAAAATTTAATGTATTATATCTAG
- a CDS encoding tRNA threonylcarbamoyladenosine dehydratase, translating to MHRFSRTKIIIGSEGLEVLHNSRVMVFGLGGVGSPAVEALARTGVGSLVLVDFDRISVTNINRQLPALDTTVGMFKAEVLAKRIQEINPKAEVVVVTEKITPVNAREFLDYEPDYVIEAIDTLKNKIALISLLYREGVPFISVMGAGNRLDPTKFKVADISQTHTCPLARRVRQGLKKEGIYNGVKVVFSEELPLRERSTSDEPLPAGKKHIPGSIMFVTATAGLIAAGEAVKDLLRTNKIL from the coding sequence ATGCACCGTTTTTCGCGGACGAAAATTATTATTGGCAGTGAAGGGCTAGAAGTACTACATAATAGTCGGGTGATGGTTTTTGGACTGGGTGGAGTTGGCTCACCGGCGGTGGAAGCTTTAGCCCGGACCGGAGTTGGCTCTTTGGTTTTAGTGGATTTTGACAGGATAAGTGTTACCAATATCAATCGTCAGCTGCCAGCTTTAGATACTACGGTGGGAATGTTCAAAGCAGAAGTTTTAGCTAAAAGGATTCAAGAAATTAATCCAAAAGCAGAAGTAGTTGTAGTAACGGAGAAAATTACTCCCGTAAATGCCCGGGAGTTTTTAGATTATGAGCCGGATTACGTAATTGAGGCCATTGACACGTTAAAAAATAAAATTGCTTTAATATCCCTTTTATACCGTGAAGGGGTACCTTTTATATCTGTAATGGGAGCTGGGAACCGGCTCGATCCTACAAAGTTTAAAGTTGCTGATATCTCCCAAACCCATACCTGTCCTTTAGCCCGGCGGGTTCGTCAGGGTCTTAAAAAAGAGGGAATTTATAATGGTGTAAAAGTAGTGTTTTCCGAAGAACTGCCGCTTAGGGAAAGAAGTACTAGCGATGAACCGTTGCCGGCGGGAAAAAAGCATATCCCTGGGAGTATTATGTTTGTTACGGCTACTGCCGGGTTAATTGCCGCTGGAGAAGCGGTAAAAGACCTCTTACGGACTAATAAGATTTTGTAA
- the nifU gene encoding Fe-S cluster assembly scaffold protein NifU — protein sequence MYTEKVMDHFTNPRNVGEIPDADGVGEVGNPSCGDIMRIYIKVDGDKITDVKFKTFGCGAAIATSSMVTEMVKGKTIEEAMKITNKAVAEALDGLPPQKMHCSNLAADALKVAIEDYFKKKGQK from the coding sequence ATGTATACGGAAAAAGTTATGGATCATTTTACCAATCCACGGAATGTGGGGGAAATTCCTGATGCTGATGGGGTCGGGGAAGTAGGCAATCCTTCCTGCGGCGATATCATGCGGATTTACATTAAAGTAGATGGAGATAAAATCACCGACGTAAAGTTTAAAACCTTTGGCTGCGGTGCCGCAATTGCTACTAGCTCCATGGTTACCGAAATGGTTAAAGGAAAAACCATTGAAGAAGCCATGAAAATTACCAACAAAGCTGTTGCCGAGGCTTTAGATGGTCTACCACCGCAAAAAATGCACTGTTCAAACTTAGCAGCCGATGCTTTAAAGGTCGCTATTGAAGATTATTTCAAGAAAAAAGGGCAAAAATAA
- the aspS gene encoding aspartate--tRNA ligase — protein MLKRSHYCGDLRKDHAGKKVILNGWVQRRRDHGGLIFVDLRDRSGIVQVVFSPEVEMKAFKIAEAIRNEFVLAVEGIVRLRPEGTENPNLLTGEVEVYASHVEVLNKAKTPPFYIEDGIEVDEQVRLRYRYLDLRRPEMQLALGLRHKAAKAVRDFLDRHGFWEIETPMLTKSTPEGARDFLVPSRLNPGKFYALPQSPQIFKQILMVSGVEKYFQIVRCFRDEDLRADRQPEFTQIDIEMSFIDREDIMSLMEEMIAYIFKETIGVEVKTPFRRIPYQEAMLKYGSDKPDLRFGLEITDVTELVKDVEFKVFQTVAKSGGVIRGLNAKGCAGFSRKDLEDLTKFVGNFGAKGLAYLILTPEEVKSPIAKFFKEEELRAVINVLQGEPGDILFFVADKPEVAAQALGNLRLHLAERLGLIPKNEFNFLWVIDFPLLEYDNEEKRFVAMHHPFTAPMDEDLPLMEENPEQVRAKAYDMVLNGVEIGGGSIRIHRRDIQEKMFKLIGLSEEEAREKFGFMLEAFEYGTPPHGGIAFGFDRLVMLMAGRDSIRDVIAFPKTQSATDLMVGAPNVVERRQLKELHIKVDIPAKQQ, from the coding sequence ATGCTTAAAAGAAGCCATTACTGTGGAGATTTACGTAAAGATCATGCCGGCAAAAAGGTTATCTTAAATGGTTGGGTCCAGAGAAGACGCGATCACGGCGGCCTTATCTTTGTAGATTTAAGAGACCGTTCGGGTATAGTACAGGTGGTATTTTCGCCAGAAGTAGAGATGAAGGCTTTTAAAATTGCCGAAGCGATTAGAAATGAATTTGTTCTAGCTGTTGAAGGGATTGTGCGCCTTCGCCCGGAAGGTACGGAAAATCCTAACCTTTTAACGGGAGAGGTAGAAGTTTATGCAAGTCATGTTGAAGTGCTAAATAAAGCTAAAACCCCGCCTTTTTACATTGAAGACGGAATTGAGGTAGATGAACAGGTGCGGCTTCGCTACCGTTATTTAGATTTACGGCGGCCTGAGATGCAACTGGCCCTGGGGCTACGGCATAAAGCGGCGAAAGCGGTGCGCGACTTTTTAGATCGGCACGGTTTCTGGGAAATTGAGACGCCGATGCTAACTAAAAGTACCCCGGAGGGGGCCCGGGACTTCCTGGTACCAAGCCGCCTGAACCCTGGAAAATTCTATGCTTTACCCCAATCGCCGCAAATCTTTAAACAAATCCTCATGGTTTCCGGGGTGGAGAAGTATTTTCAGATTGTCCGCTGCTTTAGGGATGAAGATTTACGAGCCGACCGGCAGCCGGAGTTTACCCAGATTGATATTGAAATGTCGTTCATTGATCGGGAAGATATAATGAGCCTAATGGAAGAAATGATAGCCTATATATTTAAAGAAACCATAGGAGTAGAAGTTAAAACACCTTTTAGGCGGATACCCTACCAGGAAGCAATGCTAAAATACGGCTCCGATAAACCGGATTTACGGTTTGGTCTGGAAATTACCGATGTTACTGAACTGGTGAAAGATGTGGAGTTTAAAGTGTTTCAAACGGTGGCGAAGTCCGGGGGAGTAATTCGCGGTTTAAATGCTAAAGGTTGTGCGGGATTTAGCCGCAAAGACCTGGAAGATCTTACGAAATTTGTTGGCAACTTTGGAGCTAAAGGTCTTGCGTATTTAATTTTAACACCTGAAGAAGTAAAGTCGCCAATTGCAAAATTCTTTAAAGAAGAAGAATTAAGAGCAGTGATTAATGTTTTGCAGGGTGAACCCGGTGATATTTTATTCTTTGTGGCGGATAAACCGGAAGTGGCTGCTCAAGCTTTGGGGAACTTACGACTCCATCTTGCTGAAAGACTTGGGCTAATTCCCAAAAATGAGTTTAACTTCCTCTGGGTTATAGACTTTCCGCTTTTAGAATATGATAATGAAGAGAAAAGGTTTGTAGCGATGCACCATCCTTTTACGGCGCCCATGGATGAAGATTTACCCTTAATGGAGGAAAATCCGGAACAAGTTAGGGCCAAAGCTTACGACATGGTTCTAAACGGAGTGGAAATTGGTGGTGGTAGCATTCGTATACACCGCCGGGATATCCAGGAAAAAATGTTTAAGTTAATAGGGCTTTCCGAAGAAGAAGCCCGGGAAAAATTTGGCTTTATGTTAGAAGCTTTTGAATACGGTACACCTCCTCATGGCGGTATTGCTTTTGGTTTTGACCGGCTGGTAATGCTGATGGCGGGAAGAGACTCCATCCGGGATGTGATAGCTTTTCCCAAAACTCAGAGTGCTACAGACTTAATGGTAGGGGCGCCAAATGTTGTCGAACGCCGTCAGCTTAAGGAACTGCATATAAAAGTTGATATTCCGGCTAAACAACAATAA